The following are from one region of the Desertifilum tharense IPPAS B-1220 genome:
- a CDS encoding ATP-binding protein, with protein sequence MNPQQKSTLALILLLIASVAGNWLSLPVFYGIDFLFGSIAVLLVFQLYGMRWGVLAAAFASLQTYWMWNHPYGGIIFFVEAVLVGFMCRRRRANLVLVDGIYWLLLGMPMCWIFYRMALDIPVIPTTTIALKQGINGVFNALVASLILTHVPLPTWVGRSHRRYQLSMQQLLFNLLVAFVFFPSLTVMAIYNWQAVYQIEADIRDNLSFTASELVSSLQQRQQLRVDSLTELGRMAQMVNMQPNVLLQQQTQFLQRIFTSLQTVAIQDRSDRTIAISTDAQSPTDVNTIFSELTCSSTTFGDRQAWISDGYRNSQNEPSLGLIVPILSPAGDAPIGCIVSEVNLNIFSQVFPSHTNAGYLRLLLLDRRDHILATTEATGILQQYEYPPLNQRVPLDDENGEVFRWMPDDPNLPALTRWQRSVYTLQQTLEPDLPWQLVIDIAALPYITQLQSQYIQNLTILILVAVLAFVLAGWVSRRLVAPLSQLLQVTTNLPDKLLEQPILSWPSDGAVREIDWLIGNFQVMAATLYQKFQEIQQARETLEQRVQERTDELSQANEALQRSYSFLKAQQEAAIDGILAVDENRAVTSYNLRFCQMWNIPIDAINAIPLSAKDVTDLLNGVLANLSNPKNFSDRIEELSLNPRVISQELLYLRDGRIVEYYSAPVFSADEQFYGRIWYFRDITEPYLAAEELKQSYKSLSDIHYALEQAAIVSTTDAEGKIIYVNDKFCEIGHYSQTELLKRNQFELLDSTYHPPEFYEEIWQTLQSGRIWRGETRHRTPNGIYWLNTTIVPFINEQNQPFQYLSIAFDISERKRAEEDLKAFAAKLEQSNRELQDFAYVASHDLQEPLRKIQAFSDRLVTKYNSQLNEQAQDYLSRIHNAASRMQTLIQDLLSFSRVTTKAQPYACVNLEQIAQEVLNDLEMRLEQTQGQVTIHPLPTIEADPVQIRQLWQNLISNALKFHRVGVPPAIEISAEPLPENTDFPQSYQIYVQDNGIGFDPKYTDRIFNIFQRLHGRNHYEGTGVGLAICRKIVERHGGTITATSQPDQGTTFIVTLPVKQHHS encoded by the coding sequence ATGAACCCTCAGCAAAAATCTACATTAGCATTAATCCTGCTCTTGATTGCCAGCGTTGCGGGTAATTGGTTGAGCTTACCCGTTTTTTATGGGATTGATTTCCTGTTTGGCAGTATTGCGGTTTTGCTGGTGTTTCAGCTTTATGGAATGCGGTGGGGAGTGCTAGCCGCAGCCTTCGCCAGCCTGCAAACCTATTGGATGTGGAATCATCCCTATGGGGGGATTATCTTTTTTGTAGAAGCGGTGCTGGTGGGTTTTATGTGTCGGCGGCGTCGTGCCAACCTGGTTTTGGTGGATGGGATTTACTGGTTGCTGTTGGGAATGCCGATGTGCTGGATTTTTTACCGCATGGCGTTGGATATTCCAGTTATCCCCACGACGACGATCGCTCTTAAGCAAGGGATTAATGGGGTTTTCAATGCCCTGGTTGCCAGTCTGATTTTAACGCATGTCCCTTTACCGACCTGGGTAGGACGCTCCCATAGGCGCTATCAGCTTTCGATGCAACAGTTATTGTTTAATCTGTTGGTGGCCTTTGTGTTTTTTCCTAGCCTGACGGTGATGGCGATTTACAATTGGCAAGCAGTCTATCAGATTGAAGCTGATATTCGGGATAATTTGAGCTTTACGGCTTCTGAACTGGTTTCAAGTTTGCAACAGCGACAGCAGTTGAGAGTGGATTCTTTAACAGAATTAGGGCGCATGGCTCAAATGGTGAATATGCAGCCTAATGTGCTATTGCAACAACAGACTCAGTTTTTGCAACGAATTTTCACAAGCTTGCAAACGGTGGCGATCCAGGATAGGAGCGATCGCACGATTGCGATCTCAACTGATGCTCAGTCTCCGACCGATGTCAATACGATTTTCTCAGAATTGACTTGCTCAAGCACGACGTTTGGCGATCGCCAAGCCTGGATCTCGGATGGCTACCGCAATTCGCAAAATGAGCCGAGTTTAGGGTTAATTGTGCCGATCTTATCTCCCGCTGGGGATGCGCCGATCGGTTGCATTGTCAGCGAGGTGAATTTAAATATTTTTAGTCAGGTTTTCCCCTCACATACCAACGCCGGTTATCTGCGCTTGCTGTTGCTCGATCGGCGCGATCACATTTTAGCGACAACTGAAGCAACCGGAATCTTACAGCAATACGAATACCCGCCTTTGAATCAACGGGTACCCTTGGATGACGAAAATGGAGAAGTTTTCCGCTGGATGCCTGACGATCCCAACTTACCCGCACTGACGCGATGGCAGCGCTCTGTCTATACCCTACAACAGACGTTGGAACCTGATTTACCTTGGCAGTTGGTCATTGATATTGCTGCCTTGCCCTACATTACCCAACTTCAAAGTCAGTATATTCAAAATTTAACGATTCTCATCCTTGTCGCAGTCTTAGCCTTTGTTTTAGCAGGCTGGGTTAGCCGTCGGTTGGTTGCACCGCTATCCCAATTGTTGCAAGTCACCACCAATTTACCTGATAAGCTCCTCGAACAACCGATATTAAGTTGGCCTTCCGATGGGGCAGTTCGCGAAATTGACTGGTTAATTGGCAATTTTCAAGTAATGGCGGCGACACTTTATCAGAAATTTCAGGAAATTCAGCAAGCACGAGAAACGTTAGAACAACGGGTGCAAGAACGAACGGACGAATTGTCTCAAGCAAATGAGGCTTTGCAACGCAGCTATTCGTTTCTCAAAGCCCAGCAGGAAGCCGCAATTGATGGGATTTTAGCCGTAGATGAAAATCGGGCTGTCACGTCTTATAATCTGCGTTTTTGCCAGATGTGGAATATCCCCATTGATGCCATTAATGCGATTCCCTTATCAGCCAAGGATGTCACCGATTTACTGAATGGAGTATTGGCTAATCTTTCAAATCCTAAGAATTTTAGCGATCGCATTGAAGAATTATCGCTCAATCCGAGGGTGATTTCTCAGGAATTGCTGTATCTGCGCGATGGGCGTATTGTTGAATATTACTCGGCTCCGGTGTTTTCCGCAGATGAACAGTTTTATGGGCGGATTTGGTATTTTCGCGATATTACGGAACCTTATTTAGCGGCTGAAGAACTCAAGCAATCTTATAAATCGCTTTCAGATATTCACTATGCCCTAGAACAAGCGGCAATTGTTTCAACCACCGATGCGGAAGGAAAGATTATCTATGTCAATGATAAATTCTGCGAAATTGGACATTATTCGCAAACAGAACTGCTCAAGAGAAATCAATTTGAGCTATTAGATTCTACTTATCATCCGCCGGAATTTTACGAGGAAATTTGGCAAACGTTGCAAAGCGGCCGAATTTGGCGCGGCGAAACTCGGCACCGCACGCCTAACGGTATTTATTGGTTAAATACCACCATTGTCCCTTTTATTAACGAACAAAATCAGCCTTTTCAATACCTTTCCATTGCCTTTGATATTAGCGAACGCAAGCGGGCTGAGGAGGATTTGAAGGCATTTGCAGCGAAGTTGGAACAGAGCAACCGCGAGTTACAGGACTTTGCCTATGTTGCTTCTCACGATTTGCAGGAACCCTTGCGGAAAATTCAAGCTTTTAGCGATCGCTTAGTCACTAAATATAATAGCCAACTCAACGAACAGGCTCAAGACTACCTGAGTCGCATTCACAATGCAGCTTCGCGAATGCAAACCTTAATTCAAGATTTGCTGTCCTTCTCGCGAGTCACGACCAAAGCACAACCTTACGCCTGTGTCAACCTCGAACAAATTGCCCAAGAAGTCCTCAACGATCTGGAAATGCGGCTAGAACAAACTCAAGGTCAGGTGACGATTCATCCTTTACCGACCATTGAAGCAGACCCCGTTCAGATTCGCCAACTTTGGCAGAATTTGATTAGTAATGCTCTGAAGTTTCACCGGGTAGGCGTACCGCCTGCAATTGAAATTAGCGCGGAACCCCTACCTGAAAATACAGATTTTCCTCAGTCTTATCAAATTTATGTGCAAGATAATGGAATAGGGTTCGATCCGAAATATACGGATCGGATCTTCAACATTTTTCAGCGCTTGCACGGTCGCAATCATTATGAAGGCACGGGAGTGGGTCTAGCTATTTGTCGTAAAATTGTAGAAAGGCATGGAGGCACTATTACAGCAACCAGCCAGCCTGACCAAGGAACCACCTTTATCGTTACACTACCTGTGAAGCAGCATCACTCCTAG
- a CDS encoding response regulator, with product MVKQRKGVTILIADDDEDDRLLLKEALEENALSHTLHFVEDGEELMNYLHRQGKYADLSEVALPNLILLDLNMPRKDGREALQEIKADPQLRRIPVVVLTTSQAEEDIEQSYDLGVSSFITKPVTFESLVQLMKTLGEYWFEIVELPTKR from the coding sequence GTGGTCAAACAACGTAAGGGTGTGACAATTTTAATTGCTGATGATGACGAAGACGATCGCCTCCTGCTCAAAGAAGCTTTAGAAGAGAACGCTCTAAGCCACACCTTACACTTTGTCGAAGATGGTGAAGAGTTAATGAATTATCTGCACCGTCAGGGTAAATATGCCGATCTCAGCGAGGTGGCGCTACCCAACCTGATTTTGCTCGATCTGAATATGCCCCGAAAGGACGGCCGCGAAGCCTTGCAAGAGATTAAGGCCGATCCGCAGTTGCGGCGCATTCCGGTTGTAGTTCTGACCACTTCACAAGCCGAAGAAGATATTGAGCAAAGTTATGACCTAGGGGTTAGTTCATTTATTACAAAACCCGTTACATTTGAATCGCTCGTACAACTGATGAAAACCCTTGGGGAATATTGGTTTGAAATTGTCGAGTTGCCAACAAAACGGTAA
- a CDS encoding ATP-binding protein yields the protein MEENRVSDAVKVLLVDDDEDDYVLTRDWLMEIESEQFELAWVDTYETAVEAIGRCEHDVYLLDYRLGDRNGLELLSVALCSGCKAPLILLTGQGDLEIDLKAMRAGVADYLVKGEIDAKLLERSIRYAIERKRAEVTLLEAFDELELRVEQRTAQLKQAHEQLQDFFDNASDLIQIVDLEGNFIYVNQAWRRSLGYSSAQMQHLNFREIIHPQERDRVLEAWQRWQSGAGDANLETMFIAQDRTAIAVEGSINCRWEDGKPIHIRGIFRNITERKLSEARQAQLLKEIEGANQELRDFAYIVSHDLKAPLRAIGSLATWLATDYQEKLDAEGQELIRLLVGRVQRLHNLIEGILQYSRVGRIREELVEIDLNELVSEVIELIAPPEQVTIRILSPLPRVWCEPTRMMQVFQNLLSNAVKYTDRDSSPARDGDRKQGNVIVSCQDRHPYWQFSVADNGIGIDPQYFEKIFQIFQTLSPRDESEGTGVGLSIVKKIVEMYGGKVWVTSQLHQGSTFSFTWPKHKVEHR from the coding sequence GTGGAGGAAAACAGAGTGAGCGATGCGGTGAAAGTCCTCCTAGTCGATGATGATGAAGATGATTATGTTCTGACTCGCGACTGGTTAATGGAAATTGAGTCCGAACAGTTTGAGCTGGCTTGGGTGGATACTTATGAAACCGCCGTTGAAGCGATCGGGCGCTGCGAGCATGATGTGTATTTACTCGATTATCGTTTAGGCGATCGCAATGGTCTAGAGCTATTGAGCGTGGCGCTGTGTTCGGGATGCAAAGCACCGTTAATTTTGCTCACGGGTCAAGGAGATTTGGAAATTGACCTTAAAGCCATGCGAGCAGGTGTTGCAGACTACTTAGTGAAGGGAGAAATTGACGCTAAACTCCTAGAGCGCTCGATCCGGTACGCCATCGAACGCAAACGCGCTGAAGTCACGTTGCTCGAAGCCTTTGACGAGTTAGAGTTGCGGGTCGAACAGCGCACGGCTCAGTTAAAGCAAGCTCACGAACAGTTACAGGACTTTTTTGATAATGCCAGCGATCTGATTCAGATTGTCGATTTAGAGGGGAATTTCATCTATGTCAACCAAGCTTGGCGGCGATCGCTAGGGTATAGCTCGGCACAAATGCAACACCTCAACTTCCGCGAGATTATCCATCCCCAAGAGCGCGATCGCGTTCTGGAAGCTTGGCAGCGCTGGCAAAGCGGCGCGGGGGATGCTAACCTCGAAACGATGTTTATTGCCCAAGATCGGACGGCGATCGCAGTTGAAGGCAGTATTAATTGCCGCTGGGAAGATGGTAAGCCCATTCATATTCGCGGAATTTTTCGGAATATCACCGAGCGCAAACTTTCAGAAGCTCGCCAAGCTCAACTCCTCAAAGAAATTGAAGGAGCCAATCAAGAATTAAGAGATTTTGCCTATATCGTCTCTCATGACTTAAAAGCGCCTCTACGCGCCATAGGTTCTCTAGCGACTTGGTTAGCAACGGACTACCAAGAAAAGCTCGATGCAGAAGGACAAGAACTCATTCGTTTATTGGTCGGGCGCGTGCAACGATTGCACAATTTAATTGAAGGGATCTTGCAATATTCGCGAGTCGGTCGAATTCGAGAAGAGTTAGTAGAAATTGACCTCAATGAACTGGTGAGCGAAGTCATTGAACTAATTGCTCCCCCCGAACAAGTCACAATTCGCATCTTGAGTCCTTTACCTCGCGTTTGGTGCGAACCCACCCGAATGATGCAAGTTTTTCAAAATCTCTTGAGTAATGCCGTTAAATATACCGATCGCGATTCTTCACCAGCGAGGGATGGCGATCGCAAGCAAGGAAATGTCATCGTTTCTTGCCAAGATCGCCATCCCTATTGGCAATTCAGCGTTGCAGATAACGGCATTGGTATCGATCCGCAATACTTTGAGAAGATTTTTCAGATTTTTCAAACCTTATCCCCTCGCGATGAATCGGAAGGAACAGGGGTGGGGTTATCCATTGTCAAAAAGATTGTAGAAATGTATGGCGGAAAAGTATGGGTGACATCTCAATTGCATCAAGGAAGTACGTTTTCCTTTACCTGGCCGAAACATAAAGTTGAACATAGGTAA
- a CDS encoding response regulator → MRNLQPILLVEDDRVDRLTVQRALKEIEVKNPVDIAANGEEALALLRDRSYKKPAIILLDLNMPKMNGLEFLREIKQDADLKHIPVIVLTTSGEDRDKLESFNLCVAGYMIKPLDYFKFVEMLRAIQVYWTFSELP, encoded by the coding sequence ATGAGGAATTTGCAGCCGATCTTATTGGTAGAAGATGACCGAGTTGACCGACTTACCGTCCAACGGGCTTTAAAGGAAATTGAAGTTAAAAACCCTGTAGATATTGCCGCTAACGGGGAAGAAGCTTTAGCCCTCTTGCGAGATCGAAGTTACAAAAAACCCGCCATTATTTTGCTGGATCTGAATATGCCAAAAATGAATGGCTTAGAGTTTTTACGAGAAATTAAGCAAGATGCCGATTTAAAACATATCCCCGTGATTGTATTAACCACATCAGGCGAAGATCGAGATAAACTCGAAAGCTTTAATTTATGCGTTGCTGGCTATATGATTAAGCCGCTAGATTATTTTAAATTTGTGGAAATGTTGCGCGCCATTCAAGTCTACTGGACATTCAGCGAGTTGCCTTAA
- a CDS encoding HhoA/HhoB/HtrA family serine endopeptidase produces MKQHSPLDSDTNPMSSRTLKSWQKPLTYLSLVLLGSGMTLAGTHTLSRSPLPLLEQSAIAQAPNRALTPTNGNFVTQVVQDVGPAVVRIDASRRVSRRVPQAFNDPALREFFGDRLPATPNEREVRGAGSGFILNSNGEILTNAHVIDGADRVTVTLRDGREYEGRVLGTDPITDVAVVKIDANNLPTVRVGDAERLQPGEWAIAIGNPLGLDNTVTVGIISATGRSSSQIGVPDKRVSFIQTDAAINPGNSGGPLLNQSGEVIGMNTAILRNAQGLGFSIPINTAQRIAQELIANGSVQHPYLGVQMLTLTPQVRESINNNPNSGLIVQDDRGVLVTRVMPNSPASQAGLQAGDIILRIGDREVSDASGVQQAVEATQVGSTLPLELRRNGRTVNLNVRAGAFPNQNS; encoded by the coding sequence ATGAAACAGCACTCTCCCCTCGATTCGGATACCAATCCCATGTCTTCTCGCACGCTGAAATCCTGGCAAAAACCCCTCACGTACCTTTCATTGGTGCTACTCGGAAGCGGAATGACCCTAGCTGGAACCCACACCCTCTCGCGATCGCCCTTACCGCTACTCGAACAAAGCGCGATCGCTCAGGCTCCTAACCGCGCCCTAACCCCAACCAATGGTAACTTTGTCACTCAGGTGGTGCAAGATGTGGGGCCGGCAGTTGTCCGTATTGATGCATCGAGGCGAGTCAGTCGTCGAGTTCCCCAAGCTTTTAACGATCCCGCCTTGCGAGAATTTTTTGGCGATCGCCTTCCCGCCACCCCTAACGAACGCGAAGTGCGCGGCGCGGGTTCCGGGTTTATCCTGAACTCCAACGGCGAAATTTTAACCAACGCTCATGTGATTGATGGAGCCGATCGCGTTACCGTAACCCTCAGAGACGGGCGAGAATATGAAGGTCGCGTCCTCGGAACCGATCCGATTACGGATGTAGCTGTCGTTAAAATTGATGCCAATAATCTGCCAACCGTGAGAGTTGGCGATGCCGAACGCTTGCAACCGGGCGAATGGGCGATCGCGATCGGTAATCCTCTAGGCTTAGATAATACCGTCACCGTCGGCATTATTAGCGCAACGGGTCGCAGCAGTTCTCAGATTGGCGTTCCCGATAAGCGAGTTAGCTTTATCCAAACCGACGCCGCCATCAACCCCGGTAACTCCGGAGGTCCCTTACTCAATCAAAGTGGCGAAGTGATTGGGATGAACACCGCCATTTTGCGAAATGCCCAAGGTTTAGGCTTCTCCATCCCCATCAATACTGCTCAACGCATTGCTCAGGAATTGATTGCCAATGGCAGCGTTCAGCATCCTTACTTAGGGGTACAGATGCTCACCCTCACCCCCCAAGTTAGAGAGTCTATTAATAACAATCCCAACAGCGGACTCATCGTGCAAGACGATCGCGGCGTGCTGGTTACGCGAGTGATGCCGAACTCTCCAGCCAGTCAAGCTGGTTTGCAAGCTGGCGATATTATTCTCCGCATTGGCGATCGCGAAGTGTCTGATGCAAGTGGCGTTCAACAGGCGGTTGAAGCAACCCAAGTGGGTAGCACCTTACCGCTAGAACTGCGCCGCAATGGTCGCACTGTGAATCTTAACGTTCGGGCGGGTGCTTTCCCCAATCAGAATAGTTAA
- a CDS encoding secondary thiamine-phosphate synthase enzyme YjbQ: MKIKSELLNIETETGIQIYNLTPKVQDWIERVGLQNGQITLFSRHTTTALAINEYEERLLVDIKAYLNKLAPENDRYLHNDLHLRVVPPDEPMNAHSHLMAMTLSTSEVIPVMDSKLALGTWQSLLFFELDGPRQRTVLVQALGEFE; the protein is encoded by the coding sequence ATGAAAATTAAATCAGAACTGCTGAATATTGAAACGGAAACTGGCATTCAAATTTATAACCTTACCCCTAAAGTTCAAGATTGGATCGAGCGCGTAGGGCTGCAAAATGGACAAATTACCCTTTTTTCTCGCCACACCACAACAGCATTAGCTATTAACGAATACGAAGAACGTTTGCTTGTAGATATTAAGGCGTATCTCAACAAACTTGCACCTGAAAATGACCGTTACCTGCACAATGATTTACATTTACGGGTGGTTCCCCCAGATGAACCCATGAATGCTCATTCTCACCTAATGGCAATGACTTTAAGCACGAGCGAAGTTATTCCTGTAATGGATAGCAAATTAGCCTTGGGAACTTGGCAATCTTTGTTATTTTTTGAATTGGATGGGCCGCGCCAGCGAACTGTACTCGTTCAAGCATTGGGCGAATTTGAATAG
- a CDS encoding DUF2330 domain-containing protein — protein sequence MKPLRSILSLLLIGIILLAHPANAFAFCGFYVAKADAKLYNQASQVIIARDGDRTILTMANDYQGDVKDFALVVPVPVVLQEEQVQIGDSSIIERLDAFSAPRLVEYFDSDPCTAYLRRDAVPAPMAQSAPGSTRGASADEAFGVTVESRFSVGEYDIAILSARESNGLENWLNHNGYRIPRGANQVLHPYIRQGMKFFVAKVNLGEFEKAGIQLLRPLMIAYESPKFMLPIRLGTINSQGEQDLIVYILSRQGQAEVTNYRTVKIPSDAEIPLFVKNEFSEFYKAMFQNTYQREGRNVAFLEYAWDTANCDPCSADPPTLEELKKAGVFWLDNNSNRWPNVFISRIHVRYTRDKFPEDLTFQTTANKQLFQGRYVLRHPYTGEVNCSAGYEYKRMLARRFEEEAQTLAKLTNWNIQDIRQKMNVAEVVDIPWWRRIWPLR from the coding sequence ATGAAACCCTTACGCTCAATCCTGAGTTTATTGCTCATTGGCATCATTTTGCTTGCTCACCCGGCTAACGCTTTCGCGTTTTGCGGTTTCTATGTGGCAAAAGCCGATGCCAAACTCTACAACCAAGCCTCTCAGGTGATTATTGCACGCGATGGCGATCGCACAATTCTCACAATGGCTAACGACTACCAGGGCGACGTAAAAGACTTCGCCCTCGTCGTTCCCGTCCCCGTCGTCCTCCAAGAAGAACAAGTTCAAATTGGCGATTCCAGCATTATCGAACGCCTAGACGCCTTTAGCGCCCCCCGCTTAGTCGAGTATTTTGACTCCGACCCCTGTACGGCTTATCTGCGAAGGGATGCTGTTCCCGCGCCAATGGCTCAAAGCGCCCCCGGTTCAACCAGAGGCGCGAGTGCAGATGAAGCCTTTGGCGTCACCGTCGAGTCGCGCTTCAGCGTTGGCGAATACGATATTGCCATTCTTAGCGCGAGAGAATCCAACGGCTTAGAAAATTGGCTCAACCACAATGGTTATCGTATCCCTAGAGGCGCTAACCAAGTCTTGCATCCCTACATCCGCCAAGGCATGAAATTCTTTGTCGCCAAAGTCAACCTAGGAGAATTTGAAAAAGCCGGAATTCAACTGTTGCGACCCCTAATGATTGCCTATGAATCGCCTAAATTTATGTTGCCCATTCGTTTAGGAACCATCAACTCGCAGGGCGAACAAGATTTAATTGTTTATATTCTCTCTCGCCAAGGCCAAGCAGAAGTTACCAATTATCGTACCGTTAAAATTCCTTCCGATGCAGAAATTCCTTTATTTGTCAAGAACGAATTCAGCGAATTTTACAAAGCCATGTTTCAGAACACCTATCAGCGAGAAGGCAGAAACGTAGCCTTTCTAGAATATGCTTGGGATACTGCCAACTGCGATCCTTGTTCTGCCGATCCCCCCACCTTAGAAGAACTGAAAAAAGCAGGCGTATTTTGGTTAGATAATAATAGTAACCGTTGGCCCAACGTCTTTATTAGCCGGATTCACGTTCGCTATACTCGCGATAAGTTTCCCGAAGACTTAACCTTTCAAACCACAGCGAATAAACAACTTTTCCAAGGGCGTTACGTTCTCCGTCACCCCTATACAGGCGAAGTTAACTGTTCGGCGGGTTACGAGTACAAGCGAATGCTAGCCAGACGATTTGAAGAAGAAGCCCAAACCCTCGCCAAGCTAACCAACTGGAATATTCAAGATATTCGTCAGAAAATGAATGTTGCTGAAGTGGTTGATATTCCCTGGTGGCGGCGGATCTGGCCTTTGCGTTAA
- a CDS encoding RnfABCDGE type electron transport complex subunit D yields MLEDPRDRQILFLSLFLIVGISTRDWTLKLECIGSAIATCLLTQSLILGCKRKMAPTDEPFCWHSLKSAAITGLSLSLLLRTQHPSTMMLAAFGAIASKFCFQLNHKHCFNPANFGIIFALVLTQDAWVSPGQWGEQGWYILLFATCGGLVLQLVGRWDTTASFLGSYALLEAARNAWLGWTWDVYAHRLMSGSLLLFAFFMITDPRSIPNARMSRIVWAIGIAVMTFILRNSFFVAAAPFWALFALCPFSFLLDIAWKAPQFTWPSLSGSDRSVSKIANLS; encoded by the coding sequence ATGCTGGAAGATCCAAGAGATCGTCAAATCCTATTTTTGAGCCTATTTCTGATTGTCGGCATCAGTACCAGAGACTGGACGCTTAAACTGGAGTGTATCGGAAGCGCGATCGCCACTTGCCTGCTGACACAAAGCTTAATCTTAGGGTGCAAGCGCAAAATGGCACCCACCGATGAACCCTTCTGCTGGCATTCTCTCAAAAGTGCAGCCATTACTGGACTAAGCCTCAGCCTATTGTTACGCACGCAGCACCCTAGCACCATGATGCTAGCTGCTTTCGGGGCGATCGCCAGTAAATTTTGCTTTCAACTCAACCACAAACACTGCTTTAACCCCGCCAACTTTGGCATCATTTTCGCCCTCGTCCTCACCCAAGACGCGTGGGTATCCCCAGGACAATGGGGGGAACAAGGCTGGTATATTCTCCTATTTGCCACCTGCGGCGGTTTAGTCCTGCAATTGGTGGGAAGATGGGATACCACAGCCAGCTTTTTAGGCAGTTACGCCTTGCTAGAAGCCGCCCGCAACGCCTGGTTGGGTTGGACGTGGGACGTTTACGCCCATCGCCTCATGAGCGGATCGCTACTATTATTCGCCTTCTTTATGATTACCGATCCGCGCTCAATTCCCAATGCCCGGATGAGCCGAATTGTGTGGGCGATAGGTATCGCCGTCATGACCTTTATCCTGCGGAACTCTTTTTTTGTAGCCGCCGCCCCATTTTGGGCCTTATTTGCCCTTTGTCCCTTCAGTTTTCTGTTGGATATCGCCTGGAAAGCCCCCCAATTTACCTGGCCTTCTCTGTCTGGCTCAGACAGGAGTGTATCTAAAATTGCTAACCTATCCTAA